A window of Amycolatopsis australiensis contains these coding sequences:
- a CDS encoding sensor histidine kinase encodes MTAAPPPNTLYTRAAALVRRIGVPSVVLVAALLFDVVYTTQAALDDFGPRFADFGLLPGIFAMAGCGLWAQKRAAVAGVLGGVVLVFSTLFIHAFGIPPYSSVLPKVTITEVVAGVLMVYYVARRARGGVAFCVVSFLVVAGLVAVFGRYAAVGEIDGGTGTQALLVGVVLLAAALVPAVAARDRSPRSEPSKRRLRKLNELAMGQWVLMGVLAIGLLVEFGYTYDSGARGFPVLFCSVAAAVVAVLSPRRPADAMLALAGVLLLSALITPFLHLRYAYPMPSGVPFVQVAAGVGAVVNLTRARGLSESWPRIGVLSAVVALAAIVNSNRRGGLQTDPQVLSTLAVPAALLLGIAIAIGLMLRSRDSERTTVVQSAVADAQTAERMALARELHDVVAHHVTGIVVQAQAARLMAEKDPQVAVEAMGRIENAGVEALAAMRRLVRSMRGDAPAGSSEFSEQATTDLGADLRKLVESANHGVPTSMHLDLPPDLPHEVGRSALRVVQESLTNVGKHASDATEAVVLAEVRDDELHLRVTDNGREPTRRPAGGSGGYGLVGMRERVALLKGRLSAGRGPDGGWRVEAWLPLAAGEGDE; translated from the coding sequence GTGACCGCCGCGCCCCCGCCGAACACGCTGTACACCCGCGCCGCCGCCCTGGTGCGGCGCATCGGCGTGCCCTCGGTGGTCCTCGTCGCCGCCCTGCTGTTCGACGTCGTCTACACGACGCAGGCCGCACTCGACGACTTCGGGCCGCGCTTCGCCGACTTCGGGCTGCTCCCCGGCATCTTCGCGATGGCGGGCTGCGGGCTGTGGGCCCAGAAGCGGGCCGCCGTCGCCGGGGTCCTCGGCGGCGTCGTCCTGGTGTTCTCGACCCTCTTCATCCACGCGTTCGGCATCCCGCCGTACTCCAGCGTGCTGCCGAAGGTGACCATCACCGAGGTCGTGGCCGGGGTGCTGATGGTCTACTACGTGGCCCGCCGGGCGCGGGGCGGCGTGGCGTTCTGCGTGGTCAGCTTCCTGGTCGTGGCGGGTCTCGTCGCGGTCTTCGGCCGGTACGCGGCCGTCGGCGAGATCGACGGTGGCACGGGCACCCAGGCGCTGCTGGTCGGCGTCGTGCTGCTGGCCGCCGCGCTGGTGCCCGCGGTCGCGGCCCGGGACCGGAGCCCGCGGTCGGAGCCGAGCAAGCGGCGGCTGCGCAAGCTGAACGAGCTGGCCATGGGCCAGTGGGTGCTGATGGGCGTGCTCGCCATCGGGCTGCTCGTCGAGTTCGGCTACACCTACGACAGCGGCGCGCGCGGGTTCCCGGTGCTGTTCTGCTCGGTCGCCGCCGCGGTCGTGGCGGTGCTGTCGCCGCGACGGCCCGCGGACGCGATGCTCGCGCTCGCCGGCGTCCTGCTGCTGTCCGCGCTCATCACGCCGTTCCTGCACCTGCGCTACGCCTACCCGATGCCGAGCGGGGTGCCGTTCGTGCAGGTCGCCGCCGGGGTGGGCGCGGTGGTGAACCTGACGAGGGCACGCGGGCTGAGCGAATCCTGGCCGAGGATCGGCGTGCTGTCCGCCGTCGTCGCACTCGCCGCGATCGTCAACTCCAACCGACGCGGCGGCCTGCAGACCGACCCGCAGGTCCTCTCCACGCTGGCGGTCCCGGCGGCGCTGCTGCTCGGCATCGCGATCGCGATCGGCCTGATGCTGCGGTCACGGGACTCCGAGCGCACGACGGTCGTGCAGTCCGCGGTGGCCGACGCGCAGACCGCCGAGCGGATGGCGCTGGCCCGCGAGCTGCACGACGTCGTCGCCCACCACGTCACCGGCATCGTCGTGCAGGCCCAGGCCGCGCGGCTGATGGCCGAGAAGGACCCGCAGGTGGCGGTCGAGGCCATGGGCCGGATCGAGAACGCCGGTGTCGAAGCGCTCGCGGCGATGCGGCGGCTGGTCCGCTCGATGCGCGGCGACGCGCCCGCCGGGTCGAGCGAGTTCAGCGAGCAGGCCACCACCGACCTCGGCGCCGACCTGCGGAAGCTGGTCGAAAGCGCCAACCACGGCGTGCCGACGTCGATGCACCTCGACCTGCCGCCGGATCTGCCGCACGAGGTCGGCCGCTCGGCGCTGCGGGTGGTGCAGGAGTCGCTGACGAACGTCGGCAAGCACGCCTCGGACGCGACCGAAGCGGTCGTCCTCGCCGAAGTGCGCGATGACGAGCTCCACCTGCGGGTGACGGACAACGGGCGCGAGCCGACGCGGCGGCCGGCCGGCGGGTCGGGCGGTTACGGTCTGGTCGGCATGCGCGAACGCGTCGCGCTGCTGAAGGGCCGGCTGTCGGCCGGGCGGGGCCCGGACGGTGGCTGGCGGGTCGAAGCGTGGCTGCCGCTGGCCGCCGGGGAAGGGGACGAGTGA
- a CDS encoding SdrD B-like domain-containing protein produces the protein MIFSARAMALAVVTASGAVVPAAAAAVGPPPACGGIVANPSVEETARNGAPDGYVFTPAAPVPPGTPPAKVPRLVTEQAFAVDGKRAAVIQTPDGRASTASENGKFVPGGVYTLSVWTGSYAPDAGPATGLRFYDVNGAQVQENKLVADHDARDGRLVEQDFPPVTAPAKAASVKFFATTSAERLHWDCVDLQLAAYTVKKEVQNPATGAWGPFATVTAGETAHYRVTVTNEGTQELTGITVRDPWCTGSFEPFALAAGANRQLTCDHPNLTVSDNGHVNTAKVTGVHYDGGTLGDKTASATITVQPPPAIAKIGDFAWADRDGDGVQDPDEPGVAGVKVTLKDGAGGTVGTTTTDDKGKYGFDKLKDGTYQVCFAVPPGFVVTRKDAAPDDRDSDADPDGCTTPRTLGGKAREDFTVDVGLATPPPPPPAPSPTVGA, from the coding sequence GTGATCTTCTCGGCGCGCGCGATGGCACTGGCGGTGGTGACGGCTTCGGGAGCGGTGGTCCCGGCGGCGGCAGCCGCCGTCGGCCCGCCGCCGGCGTGCGGCGGGATCGTGGCGAACCCGAGCGTCGAGGAGACGGCGCGCAACGGCGCCCCGGACGGGTACGTCTTCACCCCGGCCGCGCCCGTCCCGCCCGGCACCCCGCCCGCGAAGGTGCCGAGGCTGGTGACCGAGCAGGCGTTCGCCGTGGACGGGAAGCGTGCCGCGGTGATCCAGACGCCCGACGGCAGGGCCAGCACCGCTTCCGAGAACGGGAAGTTCGTCCCCGGCGGCGTCTACACGCTCAGCGTGTGGACCGGCTCGTACGCGCCGGACGCCGGACCGGCGACGGGCCTGCGCTTCTACGACGTCAACGGCGCCCAGGTGCAGGAGAACAAGCTGGTCGCCGACCATGACGCCCGCGACGGGCGCCTGGTGGAGCAGGACTTCCCGCCCGTGACGGCACCGGCGAAGGCGGCGTCGGTGAAGTTCTTCGCCACGACGAGCGCCGAGCGGCTGCACTGGGACTGCGTCGACCTCCAGCTGGCCGCGTACACGGTGAAGAAGGAAGTGCAGAACCCGGCGACCGGCGCGTGGGGGCCGTTCGCGACCGTCACCGCGGGCGAGACCGCGCACTACCGCGTCACCGTGACGAACGAGGGCACGCAGGAGCTGACCGGGATCACCGTGCGGGACCCGTGGTGCACCGGGTCGTTCGAGCCGTTCGCGCTGGCCGCGGGCGCGAACCGGCAGCTGACCTGCGACCACCCGAACCTCACGGTGTCCGACAACGGGCACGTCAACACGGCGAAGGTCACCGGCGTCCACTACGACGGCGGCACGCTGGGCGACAAGACGGCGTCGGCGACGATCACCGTCCAGCCGCCGCCCGCGATCGCGAAGATCGGCGACTTCGCCTGGGCGGACCGCGACGGCGACGGCGTCCAGGACCCGGACGAGCCGGGCGTCGCGGGCGTCAAGGTGACGCTGAAGGACGGCGCGGGCGGCACGGTCGGCACGACGACCACCGACGACAAGGGCAAGTACGGCTTCGACAAGCTGAAGGACGGCACCTACCAGGTCTGCTTCGCGGTGCCGCCGGGCTTCGTCGTGACGCGCAAGGACGCGGCGCCCGACGACCGCGACTCCGACGCGGACCCGGACGGCTGCACGACACCACGCACCCTGGGCGGAAAAGCCCGCGAGGACTTCACCGTGGACGTGGGCCTGGCCACGCCGCCTCCGCCGCCGCCCGCGCCCAGTCCTACGGTGGGGGCATGA
- a CDS encoding response regulator, translating to MIRVLIADDQEMVRMGFRMILDAQDDIEVVADVADGVAAVAKARELRPDVCLLDIRMPGLDGLEVTRQLAGPDVADPLKVVVVTTFDLDEYVHTALRNGASGFLLKDAGPALLIEAVRAADRGDALVSPQITVRLLKHFDGGPARSQVAPPSEPLTARELDVVKAAARGLTNTEIGAELFLSLSTVKTHLASVQGKIGARNRVEIAAWAWRSGVVS from the coding sequence GTGATCCGGGTACTGATCGCCGACGACCAGGAGATGGTGCGGATGGGCTTCCGCATGATCCTGGACGCCCAGGACGACATCGAGGTGGTCGCCGACGTCGCGGACGGCGTCGCGGCGGTCGCCAAGGCCCGCGAGCTACGTCCCGACGTCTGCCTGCTCGACATCCGCATGCCGGGCCTCGACGGCCTGGAGGTCACCCGTCAGCTGGCCGGCCCGGACGTCGCCGACCCGCTGAAGGTGGTCGTGGTGACGACGTTCGACCTCGACGAGTACGTGCACACGGCGTTGCGCAACGGCGCGTCGGGGTTCCTGCTGAAGGACGCGGGCCCGGCGCTGCTGATCGAGGCCGTGCGCGCGGCGGACCGCGGCGACGCGCTGGTGTCGCCGCAGATCACCGTCCGGCTGCTCAAGCACTTCGACGGCGGGCCGGCTCGGTCACAGGTCGCGCCGCCGTCGGAACCGCTGACCGCGCGGGAACTGGACGTCGTCAAGGCGGCCGCGCGGGGACTGACGAACACCGAGATCGGCGCGGAGCTGTTCCTGTCGCTGTCCACGGTGAAGACGCACCTGGCGTCGGTGCAGGGCAAGATCGGCGCGCGCAACCGCGTGGAGATCGCCGCGTGGGCGTGGCGGAGCGGAGTCGTTTCGTAA
- a CDS encoding ABC transporter ATP-binding protein encodes MDPSTPQWTNGPVLSGRGLVKRYGTQHALAGIDIDIQPRDAVAIVGPSGSGKTSLLHVLAGILRADDGQIFLAGQRIDHLGEKKRSELRRTEFGFVFQSGMLVAELTAEENVALPSLLAGLGRKEAIEAGRQWLSRLGLAGKERRRPGELSGGEAQRVAIARALTHRPKVIFADEPTGALDTRTGRETMDALLGAAHETDAAVLVVTHDRELAESMPKTVAIRDGLIATRLAA; translated from the coding sequence GTGGACCCGAGTACTCCACAGTGGACGAATGGGCCGGTGCTGTCCGGCCGCGGGCTCGTGAAGCGTTACGGCACGCAGCACGCCCTCGCCGGCATCGACATCGACATCCAGCCGCGGGACGCCGTCGCCATCGTCGGGCCCTCCGGCTCCGGCAAGACGTCGCTGCTGCACGTCCTGGCCGGCATCCTGCGGGCCGACGACGGGCAGATCTTCCTGGCCGGGCAGCGGATCGACCACCTCGGCGAGAAGAAGCGCAGCGAGCTGCGCCGCACCGAGTTCGGGTTCGTCTTCCAGTCGGGGATGCTGGTCGCCGAGCTGACGGCGGAGGAGAACGTCGCGCTGCCGTCGCTGCTCGCGGGGCTCGGGCGCAAGGAGGCCATCGAGGCCGGCCGCCAGTGGCTGTCGCGGCTCGGGCTGGCCGGCAAGGAGCGCCGCCGCCCCGGCGAGCTGTCCGGCGGCGAGGCCCAGCGCGTCGCGATCGCGCGGGCGCTGACCCACCGGCCGAAGGTGATCTTCGCCGACGAGCCGACCGGCGCGCTCGACACGCGCACCGGCCGCGAAACCATGGACGCCCTGCTCGGCGCCGCCCACGAGACGGACGCCGCGGTGCTGGTCGTGACGCACGACCGCGAGCTGGCCGAGTCGATGCCGAAGACCGTGGCGATCCGCGACGGCCTGATCGCGACGAGGCTGGCGGCGTGA
- a CDS encoding MFS transporter — translation MSAEHHSSLLDAVKGQPKQVWITAFAAVIAFMGIGLVDPILLSIAKGLNATPSQVTLLFSSYLGVQVLAMLVTGAASAKFGPKRTVLVGLTLIVAATALCSAAGSIEQLVGLRAVWGLGNAFFIATALSVIVGAATGGQAGAILLYEAALGVGLSVGPLLGALLGSISWRGPFLGTAILMAGALVLCAVFLKSDKGETRAPIKLLDPLRALKHTGLLRTSVASALYTAAFFAVLAWSPFVLGWNAIAVGLVFCGWGLCVAVAGVALAPRLAAKLGERHAAAAAVSGYAVLMLVLAVPSKPVLVAGIVVSGLVSGLLNTLFTGTAMSISDAPRPVASAGYNFCRWLGGAVAATLVGHVAEWFGSPQAPFIASAVLCVVAGVLLSLRERQADPHTLPEEAALVGEEF, via the coding sequence ATGAGCGCTGAACACCACTCGAGCCTGCTGGACGCTGTCAAGGGCCAGCCCAAGCAGGTGTGGATCACCGCGTTCGCCGCGGTCATCGCCTTCATGGGCATCGGCCTGGTCGACCCGATCCTGCTGTCCATCGCCAAGGGCCTGAACGCCACGCCGTCCCAGGTCACCCTGCTCTTCTCGTCCTACCTCGGCGTCCAGGTCCTCGCGATGCTGGTCACCGGCGCGGCGAGCGCCAAGTTCGGCCCGAAGCGCACGGTCCTCGTCGGCCTGACGCTGATCGTCGCGGCCACCGCCCTGTGCTCGGCCGCCGGCTCGATCGAGCAGCTCGTCGGGCTGCGCGCGGTCTGGGGGCTCGGCAACGCGTTCTTCATCGCGACGGCGTTGTCGGTGATCGTCGGCGCCGCCACCGGCGGCCAAGCCGGCGCGATCCTGCTCTACGAGGCCGCCCTCGGGGTCGGCCTGTCGGTCGGCCCGCTGCTGGGCGCGCTGCTCGGCAGCATCTCGTGGCGGGGCCCGTTCCTCGGCACCGCGATCCTGATGGCCGGCGCGCTCGTGCTGTGCGCGGTCTTCCTCAAGAGCGACAAGGGTGAGACGCGGGCCCCCATCAAGCTGCTCGACCCGCTGCGCGCGCTGAAGCACACCGGCCTGCTGCGCACGTCGGTCGCGTCGGCGCTGTACACCGCCGCGTTCTTCGCCGTGCTGGCCTGGTCGCCGTTCGTCCTCGGCTGGAACGCCATCGCCGTCGGTCTCGTGTTCTGCGGCTGGGGCCTGTGCGTCGCGGTCGCCGGCGTCGCGCTGGCTCCCCGGCTGGCCGCCAAGCTGGGCGAGCGGCACGCGGCCGCGGCCGCCGTGTCCGGCTACGCCGTGCTGATGCTGGTGCTGGCCGTGCCGAGCAAGCCGGTGCTGGTGGCCGGGATCGTCGTCTCCGGTCTGGTGTCGGGCCTGCTGAACACGCTGTTCACCGGTACCGCGATGTCGATCAGCGACGCGCCGCGGCCGGTCGCCAGCGCGGGCTACAACTTCTGCCGCTGGCTCGGTGGCGCGGTCGCCGCGACGCTCGTCGGGCACGTCGCCGAGTGGTTCGGCTCGCCGCAGGCGCCGTTCATCGCCTCGGCCGTGCTGTGCGTCGTCGCGGGCGTGCTGCTCTCGCTGCGGGAGCGCCAGGCCGACCCGCACACGCTGCCGGAGGAAGCCGCGCTCGTCGGCGAAGAGTTCTGA
- a CDS encoding PhoX family protein, with amino-acid sequence MPDRLLPLLPVHAGGRSPITCEYRCGNACAHPEANESGNAYFGDVVKDISRRRVFKAGAVMAAAAGGFAALSGTAAAAPLQKPRPPRPVPGTDFDPVPPNKLDQVSIPAAYDQRVVVRWGDPVVPGAPKFDFTRQTAAAQAKQFGYNNDFVGLIPQDPLGITNLLVVNHEYTTEVHMFPAGQYDPANPTEEQVKIAWAAHGLSVLLTRRDPVHGGLEVVPSRYGRRITLDTIFEVRGPAAGSKYLKTSADPTGRRVRGTQNNCSGGVTPWGTVLSGEENFDQYFANADKVTDPVAAARLKRYTVGTGTSTRKWERFDKRWDVSQEPNEPNRFGWVVEIDPNDPDSTPVKHTALGRFKHEAANVKITADGRVAVYSGDDSRFEYIYKFVSKGKYKPGNSAHARRHNSALLDEGTLYVARFTGDSPAAEIDGTGKLPADQEFDGTGEWIPLASGDKSFVDGFTAEEVYVFTRQAADKVAATKMDRPEDIEPNPVNGRIYAALTNNSDRGAAGKAGADEVNPRNGNKNGHILEWEEDRGDAASTRFAWRLLLVCGDPAAADTYFGGFDKTKVSPISCPDNVAFDRHGNLWIATDGNALGANDGLFSVPVTGPERGQVKQFLSVPVGAETCGPVVTDHLVLVAVQHPGENAASSANPTSHWPDGGTAQPRPSIVAVWKKGRFGLPGRIGER; translated from the coding sequence GTGCCCGACCGTCTGCTCCCGCTGCTGCCCGTCCACGCGGGCGGCCGCTCCCCGATCACCTGTGAATACCGCTGCGGCAACGCGTGCGCCCACCCGGAGGCCAACGAATCCGGGAACGCGTACTTCGGCGACGTCGTCAAGGACATCTCCCGCCGCCGCGTCTTCAAGGCCGGAGCCGTGATGGCCGCCGCCGCGGGCGGGTTCGCCGCCCTCTCGGGCACGGCGGCGGCCGCGCCGCTCCAGAAGCCGCGGCCGCCGCGTCCGGTGCCGGGCACCGACTTCGACCCGGTTCCGCCGAACAAGCTCGACCAGGTCAGCATTCCCGCGGCCTACGACCAGCGCGTCGTCGTCCGCTGGGGCGACCCGGTCGTCCCGGGCGCGCCGAAGTTCGACTTCACCCGGCAGACGGCGGCCGCGCAGGCGAAGCAGTTCGGCTACAACAACGACTTCGTCGGCCTCATCCCGCAGGATCCACTCGGCATCACGAACCTGCTCGTGGTCAACCACGAGTACACGACCGAGGTCCACATGTTCCCGGCCGGTCAGTACGACCCGGCGAACCCGACCGAGGAGCAGGTGAAGATCGCCTGGGCGGCGCACGGCCTCTCGGTGCTGCTGACCCGCCGCGACCCGGTCCACGGCGGCCTCGAGGTGGTGCCGAGCCGGTACGGCCGCCGGATCACGCTCGACACGATCTTCGAGGTCCGCGGCCCGGCCGCCGGCTCGAAGTACCTGAAGACGTCGGCCGACCCGACCGGGCGCCGGGTCCGCGGGACGCAGAACAACTGCTCCGGCGGCGTGACGCCGTGGGGCACGGTGCTCTCCGGCGAGGAGAACTTCGACCAGTACTTCGCCAACGCCGACAAGGTCACCGACCCGGTCGCGGCGGCGCGGCTCAAGCGCTACACCGTCGGCACCGGCACGAGCACCCGGAAGTGGGAACGGTTCGACAAGCGCTGGGACGTCTCGCAGGAGCCCAACGAGCCGAACCGGTTCGGCTGGGTCGTCGAGATCGACCCGAACGACCCGGACTCGACCCCGGTGAAGCACACCGCGCTCGGCCGGTTCAAGCACGAGGCCGCGAACGTCAAGATCACCGCCGACGGCCGGGTCGCCGTCTACTCCGGGGACGACAGCCGGTTCGAGTACATCTACAAGTTCGTCTCGAAGGGCAAGTACAAGCCGGGGAACAGCGCGCACGCGCGGCGGCACAACTCGGCGCTGCTCGACGAAGGCACGCTGTACGTCGCCCGGTTCACCGGCGACAGCCCGGCCGCGGAGATCGACGGCACGGGCAAGCTCCCGGCCGACCAGGAGTTCGACGGCACCGGCGAGTGGATTCCGCTGGCCAGCGGCGACAAGTCTTTTGTGGACGGCTTCACCGCCGAAGAGGTCTACGTCTTCACCCGGCAGGCCGCCGACAAGGTCGCCGCCACGAAGATGGACCGGCCGGAGGACATCGAGCCGAACCCGGTCAACGGCCGGATCTACGCGGCGCTGACCAACAACTCCGACCGCGGCGCCGCGGGCAAGGCCGGCGCCGACGAGGTGAACCCGCGCAACGGCAACAAGAACGGGCACATCCTGGAGTGGGAGGAGGACCGCGGCGACGCGGCGTCGACCCGGTTCGCCTGGCGGCTGCTGCTGGTCTGCGGCGACCCGGCCGCGGCCGACACCTACTTCGGCGGCTTCGACAAGACCAAGGTCAGCCCGATCTCCTGCCCGGACAACGTGGCCTTCGACCGGCACGGCAACCTGTGGATCGCCACCGACGGCAACGCGCTCGGCGCGAACGACGGCCTGTTCTCGGTGCCGGTGACCGGGCCGGAGCGCGGGCAGGTCAAGCAGTTCCTCTCGGTGCCGGTCGGGGCCGAGACCTGCGGCCCGGTCGTGACCGACCACCTGGTGCTCGTCGCGGTCCAGCACCCGGGCGAGAATGCGGCGAGCTCGGCGAACCCCACGTCGCACTGGCCCGACGGCGGCACCGCGCAACCGCGGCCGTCGATCGTCGCGGTGTGGAAGAAGGGCCGCTTCGGCCTGCCCGGCCGCATCGGCGAACGCTGA
- a CDS encoding SDR family oxidoreductase, translated as MTDLPLALVTGASRGIGKAVAHQLAPTHRVLLGGRDAAALDALAKELPGAKPWPVELTDPAGLASAVAEIGALDVLVHSAGVARLGRIEDAPASAWRDNFEVNTLAVVELTRLLLPALRAARGHVVVINSGAGRTARPGWSPYAASKFAVRAFADALREEEPDIRVTSVYPGRTDTEMQQEIFAGEGRDYDTAHLLKADSVATAVVTAVSATPDAHPTEIILRPR; from the coding sequence ATGACGGATCTTCCCCTGGCCCTGGTCACCGGCGCGTCCCGCGGGATCGGCAAGGCGGTGGCCCACCAGCTGGCCCCGACGCACCGCGTGCTGCTCGGCGGCCGCGACGCGGCGGCACTGGACGCGCTGGCGAAGGAGCTGCCGGGCGCGAAGCCGTGGCCGGTCGAGCTGACCGACCCGGCCGGCCTCGCGAGCGCGGTGGCGGAGATCGGCGCACTGGACGTGCTGGTCCACTCGGCGGGCGTCGCGCGGCTCGGCCGGATCGAGGACGCGCCGGCGTCGGCGTGGCGGGACAACTTCGAGGTCAACACGCTGGCGGTGGTGGAACTGACCCGCCTGCTCCTCCCGGCCCTGCGGGCGGCCCGCGGGCACGTCGTGGTGATCAACTCGGGCGCCGGCCGCACGGCGCGGCCGGGTTGGTCCCCGTACGCGGCGAGCAAGTTCGCGGTCCGCGCCTTCGCCGACGCCCTGCGCGAAGAGGAACCGGACATCAGGGTGACGTCGGTCTACCCTGGCCGCACGGACACGGAGATGCAGCAGGAGATCTTCGCCGGCGAAGGCCGCGACTACGACACCGCCCACCTGCTGAAGGCCGATTCAGTGGCGACAGCGGTGGTGACGGCGGTGTCGGCGACTCCGGACGCCCACCCGACGGAGATCATCCTCCGCCCGCGCTAG
- a CDS encoding amidohydrolase family protein → MQRRFHAPVVLPADPSCSLLRDAVVDVDADGRISYCGPAATAPGSAAPVTTLTGILLPGLVNTHAHSPMTLLRGMGGDLPLLPWLNEIIWPAEAKLRPEDVRTGMLLGSVEMLRHGVTTSAEMYFEGEQLVDAVLTTGGRVLVAPPVMELPGLDWRAQLAAIERWIDTDGLRFGPGDRVELGYGPHSAYMLSEEGLRATAESALSRGALVQIHVAEAAAEDAAVRAKHGSVPALLQKLGMLDGRVLAAHAIHLSDADIALFAAAGVGMAHCPGSNAKLASGIARIKDLRAAGVAVGLGTDGPASNDDIDLWEELQLAAMFARLSSGDSTVLTAADVFLLATRGGAAALGREDIGALEPGRWADLVHIDLDDPAFACGLDVPDAQLLSNLVWAAGSRRVRDVWVAGEQVVADGESLKVDRAKVQAGVAETAARLRA, encoded by the coding sequence ATGCAACGCCGTTTCCACGCCCCTGTCGTTCTCCCCGCCGACCCGTCCTGTTCGCTTCTGCGTGACGCGGTCGTCGACGTCGACGCCGATGGGCGCATTTCCTACTGCGGACCGGCGGCCACCGCCCCCGGGTCCGCCGCACCGGTCACCACCCTGACCGGCATCCTGCTGCCCGGCCTGGTCAACACGCACGCGCACAGCCCGATGACGCTGCTGCGCGGCATGGGCGGCGACCTGCCGCTGCTGCCGTGGCTCAACGAAATCATCTGGCCCGCCGAGGCGAAGCTGCGGCCGGAGGACGTGCGCACCGGCATGCTGCTGGGCTCGGTCGAGATGCTCCGCCACGGCGTCACGACCAGCGCCGAGATGTACTTCGAAGGCGAGCAGCTGGTCGACGCGGTCCTCACGACGGGTGGCCGCGTGCTGGTGGCTCCGCCGGTGATGGAGCTGCCGGGCCTGGACTGGCGGGCCCAGCTGGCCGCGATCGAGCGCTGGATCGACACGGACGGCCTGCGCTTCGGCCCCGGCGACCGGGTCGAGCTGGGTTACGGGCCGCACTCGGCGTACATGCTGTCCGAGGAAGGGCTGCGCGCGACGGCGGAATCGGCCCTGTCCCGTGGCGCCCTGGTGCAGATCCACGTCGCCGAGGCGGCGGCCGAGGACGCGGCGGTGCGAGCCAAGCACGGCTCGGTGCCGGCACTGCTGCAGAAGCTCGGCATGCTGGACGGCCGGGTGCTGGCGGCGCACGCGATCCACCTGTCGGATGCGGACATCGCGCTGTTCGCGGCCGCGGGCGTGGGCATGGCGCACTGCCCGGGCTCGAACGCGAAGCTGGCTTCGGGCATCGCGCGGATCAAGGACCTGCGCGCGGCCGGGGTGGCGGTCGGCCTCGGCACGGACGGGCCGGCCTCCAACGACGACATCGACCTGTGGGAGGAACTGCAGCTGGCGGCGATGTTCGCCCGGCTGTCGTCCGGGGATTCGACCGTGCTGACGGCGGCCGACGTGTTCCTGCTGGCCACCCGCGGCGGCGCGGCGGCACTGGGCCGGGAGGACATCGGTGCGCTCGAGCCGGGCCGGTGGGCGGACCTGGTGCACATCGACCTGGACGACCCGGCCTTCGCGTGCGGCCTGGATGTCCCGGACGCGCAGCTGCTGTCGAACCTGGTGTGGGCGGCGGGCTCACGCCGGGTCCGGGACGTGTGGGTCGCGGGCGAGCAGGTCGTGGCGGACGGCGAGTCGCTGAAGGTGGACCGGGCGAAGGTGCAGGCCGGCGTGGCCGAGACCGCCGCCCGGCTGCGCGCCTAG